One Saimiri boliviensis isolate mSaiBol1 chromosome 7, mSaiBol1.pri, whole genome shotgun sequence genomic window, ACAGCCTGTTGGGGAGGCAGACACAAATGCACAAGTCTGACACAACAGCAGCACTCCAGCAGATGACACAGCGTGCTATAGAAGCCCAGGAGAAGGGGCAGCGATCAATTCTCGGAAAGACAAGACGGGGCGGAAGTCTTCACAAAAGTAATGGTGTCTGAGCAGGTTTCTGAGGGATGCATAGGGGTTCTCTGGCAGATGCTTGGGGAAGCTTTCAGGCTGAGGAAATATCCTGAGCAGATTTGAGATATGAAAGACACAGGGCAGAGACACCACGGTATGGCTCTGTGAGGGCATGGATATGAGGCTAGAGGAGCCCTGGGGCTGCCTTTACTACATGGGTCTGCTCCAGCCCTCGCCTGAGGCGTCAGGGAAGGAGAACTGCCTAAAAAATAACAAAGGGGGCTTTTGGGCGGGGTTTCCCACCCAAGTTCAAGAGGAGGAGCAGACATCTGTCCCTGGAGAGCAGTGTGGCCAGGCCAATCGGGGGCTGGCATTAGCCATCACTGCTCAGGAAACCCGTGCATGCCCCTGTGTACCCTTGGTTGTGTTTTGTTCTGGTCGTCAGTCATTTCTTAGGAAAGTTCCTTGTCAAAGCTCCAAGTTTGGCTTGGCTGATTCAAGGGAAAAGGAGACTTGTCTGCAGTTGAGTGGGGAAACCAGAGTGCTGAGAGGCAGTTCCAAGGGGCAGGGAGCCCGAGCCAAGGCATTTCTGGGCAGCTTCACTGGCCGCTGTTCTTGGAGCGACTTCCTGAACCCCTTACCCATCTCCTTCCCCTCCACACATCAAAGACAGTTTGGGCGGCTCTGAGTGGAAGCCCTGCACATCCTTCAGTCCTGCCAAGGCCAGCCCCTCCCACCAGGGGAGCATCTGCCTTGGTGGGAGGAACCTCTCCTCTCTCAGGGCCCCCCAAGAGGACAGGCAGAGGAGCTGACCCCTGTGGTGCCCCCTGGAGATGGGCAGGGACCCAGGGTGGCATAGGCAGGGGGAGGGGCTGTCAAGGCTGGGGAGGGAGCAAGGCCCGACCGGGACAAGGACAGAGACGTAGGGTGGGGGCAGAAGTGGGAGGGGAGAGATGATGCCGGGGTGGAGGCCACCTCCTGAGCACCCCTGCCCCCTCGGCCTGGAGACCAGTATCGGCTTCGGAATCTTCGGAGCAGCATGAGGAACGTGATGACCAGCAGGTCAAAGATGAGCTCAGCCATCTCCACCACAGACAGCACCGAGGAGCCGAACCACAGGCTCCACTGGCTGCCCAGGTTGGACAGGAGGGTGACCATCTGTGAGAGGAGAGGCACACTGATGACGGGGCGGAGGGCTCTGGGCGGGCTCTGGCAGAGCAGCCCCCATCCCTCCTCACCAAGCTGTTTCCCTTTATTCCTGAGGATGCCCGAGTGCTCTCGGCCTCGCAGTGGCCCCCTGGGCTCCTTGTCTCTGCTCCTGGCCAGTGTCACCCAGAGAAAACTGAGAACTGGCCCCACACTCAGGGGCAGCTGCAATGAGGACATGACTCGGGCATCTTCCCCCCAGCATCTAGCATGCCTgtccctcccaccacccccagaGACATTATGCCCTGGCTGAGCGCCTTCGTTCAACCCTCCCAAACTCCCCCTGACCCACTTCTTTGGTCCCCTGCCTCGGAGACCCAGAGCCTTTTGACCCCACAGAGACAAGATTTTGGTTTTCCCTGACAACTGCCCTGCTAAGACAGACCCCCAAAGCATCACAGGTTCCATCCAGGCAGGACCCAccgtgacagagggagactcggaATTGGTTTTGTAGTTCAGCTCCTTGAAGAAGATGTTGACCTTGGCCACTCCATTCCTTAGGTGTGGGTCAGAGGGCGGGAAGAAATGGCAGGGGATGAACTTCGTGGACCTTTGTCTAATCAGCCCCCTCTTCCTAGGTCTATTTTCCCCCCCAAAGATCCCTTTCCTGCGGCTGGAACTAGGGCAGGACTGACCTCTTGTTGTTGATGGTGTAGTTGTTCTGCCGGGATAGCATCTGGAAGACCCATTCCTAGTAAAGAATGGGGTGTCACCAAGGCCATCCCGTACTCTTCAGGCTTACAGGGATAGGGTTGTGTCAAATACACTCATACATATACCCAGAGAAGGCCACCGCATTACATGGGCACACACATCCCCTACCCGTCCCTTCCCCACACTCTACCTGGGATGTCACCGAGGGCCATCGTGAGTAACCAGCAGAGAGCTGGTAGCTGGTCACACTGGGGATGGAAAAAGGTGCTCAGTGTTGGGGGCAGAGCTCTCCCACTCCAAGGTTTGGCTGGGTAACCTGTATTGTACCTAACCTGTACCCTCGGCAAGGGACACTCACCTGCATGGCTTCCGGCACTTGGTGAAACAGCCCAGGTGGTCTGAGGAAAAGTCAGCCTGGAGCTTATAGTAGCAGTAGCCTGTGGGTACAGAAAAATGCCTGTTTTCCTAGGGCACCTCAACTTCCTCCGCCCCACACCCAAGAGGTCTCCCCAGATCTCTAACTAAGGCACTTTACAAGAGCGTTAGTTAGCATTACAATGATGCCTTAGAAGTAGCAGTACCAAGAAGTGTTTTACAACTGGCAGTTCCAGGAAGTGTTTAAGAAATTAAGctagctaggcacggtggttcatgcttgtaatcccagcactgtgggaggccaaggtgggtggatcacctgaggtcaggagttcgagaccaacttggccaacagggtgaaaccctgtctctactaaaaatacaaaaattagctgggtgtgtgtggtggtgcgtgcctgtaatctcagctactcaggaggctgagacagagaatcacttgaacctaggaggcaaaggctgcagtgagctgggattgcaccattgcactccatcctgggcaagaagagcgaaactctgtctcaaaaaaaaaaaaagaagaagtaattaagttaggccagggacagtggttcagcactttgggaggctgaggtgggagggtcgtttgagcccaggagttgcaagtgagctatgattgtgcctttGCATTCCaaccctggcaacagagtgagaccttttctctaaagaataaaataaaaatgaataaagaaagaaaataagcccagtctggggaaaaacaaaacaggatacGCCAGTGTAAGGAAATATAGGCTATGGACAAAAACTTAAAAGCCATAAAGAAAAACGGGAGCAATCATTGTATGAGAATAAGGGAattaaaccacagtgagataccatttcacgccCACTAAGgtatctattatttaaaaaaagacaataagccaggcatgatggctcatgcctgtaatcccggtacttctggcaggtcaaggcgggtggatcacctgacgtcaggagttcgagaccagcctggccaacatggtaaaaccctgtctctactaaaaatacaaaaattagttgggcatggtggcgcacacctgtagtccaaaatattccaaaatggATTATGGTGATGATTGAGCAACTCTGGGACTGTActtaaaacctaaaactaaaaactaaaattttactaAAACAAAGTTGTACacattaaatgagtgaattgtatgggataaaaattatctcaataaagctgttaccaaaaaataaaataaaataatggaactGTAGATTCTCCTCCCCCATTTCTCAAATTCTAAGTAATGTTATTTTGTCACTGTTGCTACTTTTAGTTCCTCAGTCCGAAGTCCTTCTTCATTTATGACCCAAATCCCTAGCAGGGCTGGAGATCTTCAGGAAGAAGGGGAGGCAGCTGGTCCTCCTCCCCAGGGAAGTAAGCCCTAGGAAATGAACAGACTGTGCTTTCAGCCTTACTTCCTCTCTCATCCTCACGATTCCTCAGCAatcaatattcttatttttcattcacaGCTGTGCAAACCCACAAGGTAGAAATAATTATTTGCGGGCAGGGAGGAATGACGGGTGACGACCCCTCTGTCCTGGTCCCGCATACCCTGGGATGTGTCACATCCTCCCTCTGGACCTCAATTTGCTCATGTGAGAAAGGAGGTGAGGCCAGATGGCCTTCGGGTTTCCCCCAGTTCTGATGTGCTGCAGTCCTCTAAGGTCAGAGAGACAGGAACCAGGAGGCCACAACTGGAAAGTCCAGGCAGAAGAAAACTGCGGAGCCAGCCCAGGAAAGAAGCGGAACAGTCACCACAGGAGCGAGGCAGGGATGGACGTGGACGCTGAGCTCTGGGGTGAGACAGTCCACTGCGTTTGAGGGCCTCTGTGTCTCCAGTGCCCGCTACCATGTCACCTCCCTCGATGGCCCTCAGCCCACCCTGTGGGACAGCTGGGCCCAGCAGAGCCCTGGGAGGAGAAACCGCAGATGAAACGGGCCAGCTGTGCCAGGGAAGAGCACGCACTCCGGGGATAAAAACCCTTGGAGCTTCcgtattttctttttgtgatgttcTTTCTCTCAGCTTCCTGGCACACGGCTTCCCCGCCAAACAACTCAGCTGTAGTCGAGAGGAAAGAGATTTGCTACTCCTATACCAGGATAAGGAGGAGATTCCAAGGTGCTCCGAACTGTGATTGTGCCCTTGTTCAGgttaaaatacatatatcttAAATAAGCAGGTCCAAtacatgtatttgatttttgtttttgtttttgagacggagtctcactctgtcgcccaggttggagtgcagtgactcaatctcagctcactgcaacctctgcctcccgagtttaagcaattttctatctcagcctcccgagtagctgggattacaggcatgtgccaccacgcctggctaattttttgtatttttagtagagatggggtttcaccatcttggcaaggctgatcttgaactcctgccttgtgatccaccgcctcggcctcccaaagtgctgggattacaggcgtgagtcaccacgccagGCCCTCATgtatttgatttataaattacataCCTCTACTATTGAATGGATACAGTATGTCCATTCTAAAGCATGTAAGATGGAAAATGTGAAGGAATGAGACAGACCCATGTaacttctaatattttcttcctgtgcCCCAAGGAAGTGTCGTGTACCCCACCAGCGCCTCCACAGCCTGCCCCGCTAAGTGCCCTGGGCACCGAGCAGGGAAGCTGTTGGCAGAGTGTGCACTGAAACCTTAGCAGTCAGTGAGGAAGCGCTGGAGATGTTCTCAcctgctcttccttccttctgctgcaggttatttttaaatgggGCAATTCCTTGACAAATGCACAAAGGCCAAAACGGAGAGACTGCCACACTGAGAGGGAGGAACAGAGACAGAAGAGGGAGACGGAGGGAGAGGGAAAcggacagaggcagagactaaaggctgaaaaacaaaagccagggAGGATTCCTTCCGGCAGGTGGGAGTCATTCCACAAACTGCACCGCACTGATGGGAAGGAGCCCCTGGCCTGGGCTCGGGGAGTGCTGCCCTCagtggggcggggcaggggctCCCTTTCTCACCCCAGGAACTGTGTTTCTTGTAGTCACAGTACTCCACGTTCCGGGGCCGCGGATAGAAGATGTAGGCACAGCCACACACTTTGATCATGCTCTCCTGGAAGCAGGAGCGAATACACACctggaagggaggagggggagaggagaggggttCAGGCCTGATCTCAGCAGTTCTCTGCACAGAGCCTTCATCTTCTTtccaccccctgccccccagtttccccctctctctcacacacacacacactcccctccAGCTTTGCAGGACCGACCAGGGCAGGCCTGGGGTGGCTGCCACAGAGGTCAGGCCTCACCTGCTGTGTATACTTCGAAGGGAAAAGGTTCTTGACGGGGACATCACTGCCATTCTTGGTGCAGTCACCATAATCCCCCCCAAGTCTGTCCAGGGCTTCCTGCGAACCCACATACACCAAGAGATCAGAGGACAGAGCAAGTGCCTCTCGGTTCCCTGCCTTCCCTCAGTCCTAGGTTGGACCTCACACCTGCCAGCCCCTCCTACCTGCCTCGCCCTCTCAATACATGCCTCTAGCCATCCCCATGCCCACCCAGTGCCCATTTCAAGGCCACTGGGCCCAGAGCATTCCCAGAAATCCTAAGCATGCCCTGAACGCCTTCTCAGCCCTTGTCCCCCAGGGTCCACCCTGCAGGGCCTGCTTCCCAGTGCCagcccctctgcccctccctcctgctcctgaAGACCTCCACATGCTCAAGGTCCACCCCACacactctccctccccagccttctAGCTTGTAAACCCACCCCCCATGCCTTCCCCTCATGCCTCTGCAATCTGGGCTTTCGTTCgaggcccccccacccccatcagcATCCTTGCCTTCCTCATGCTGATGGAGGTCTCCACGCCAGGCCGCAAGTTAAAGCCACCATCGTCCATAAAAGCAGGTTCATCCTGCCCGTGCACCATTACCCGGGCCCCAGTCACTGTGGACAGCAGGGGAATGAAGTCATTCTGCTCTGTGCGCAGCATCAGGGACAGACCTAGAGGTGCAGAGAGAGCAGAGTTGGTAGGGGCGGGAATCCTGGAGAAGAGGTAGAAGATGGAAATCCGCCCTGGCCCGATCTCTAACGCTGCAAGAAGAGCAAGCTCAGGAAGACCCGCAGTGGGACCTGGCAACCCCTGAGCTGGATtccagaggcaggaggaaggccTGAGACAGGATTCCTCTCATGTCTGGAATGGACTACGTGGTGCCTATTAGGGATAGAGAGCAGAGAGGACCCCTTCCCGCAGCTCTAGGAGGTGAGCTCAAGGTGAGTACACGTGAATGGCTGAGGCAGAGGGCGGCCACCGAGCAAGCGAGCAAGCGGGGAGTCGCTCACCGTTGTTGATTCCAGGCATGGAAGACATCCAGAGGTTGGAGTTGTTCTTGTCATTGAAAGTATAGCAGTTTCCATACATCGGGTGGTGGAAGTGAGAGTAATTCCTTATCAGGAAAGAGAGAGTAGGGTGAGAGAGGAAAGTGTGCGTGGTCCATGGAGCAGGAAGATGGGGCAGAGAGAAATCGCCACTTCCTTAAACTCCTACCGGACTCGTGCCTTTCAGAGCCATTTGTTTCCTGATCACCTACTACGTGCCGGCACAATGCCAAGAGATTAACTCACACTCCCTCAGTCACTCCAACCAACAGCCTGTGAGAGCCTCATCCTCACATCACACAGGAGGAAGCTAAGGCTCAGAGAGCTCAAACagctggcccaaggtcacacagtgatgGCGAGCCCGCGGTACACACCCAGGTCATCTACCTTCTAGCCCAGGCTCCTCTCCCCAGGCCATCTGAGCTCACTGACCTTGACTTCCCTGCTGCCTTGTGACTTCTCTCTTGTTGCACTAAAACGATTCTTGCAGTGTCCCTAACTGTTCATGTGTCTAAGTGTTAGTTTCCCATGAATCatgagctccttgaggacaggagcCACATCTCATTCATCTCTGTGTCATCTCTGCGTTAGTTGCGTAGTTCCTGTCATCTAGGAGATAGAGGAGATGATTAACAGTTGTTcagtgaagaatgaatgaatgaatgaaatggagGAGTGGAGGGGAGCTAGATAGTTGTTGAgtgagaaatgaataaatgaatgaatgaaatggagAGGTGGAGGGAAGCAGGGTTAAAGGAGAGAGTGTGACCAGCGATGAGCACGGAGCTGGGGGGAGGAAGGTAAGTTCCCAGGGCAAGAATGAGACCAAGTGTTTCCCGGAGGCTTTTGCATCAGCATGTCTCAGAATGGGGGGTCCGAAAGTCATCTGTGACAAGTGTGGGGACAGAGGGAAAACAATCACAGAGGCAACACTGCTGCAGTAGGAATGCAATTTCACAGCAAATCACAGGTTCTAGAACAGGGAGGCTGTGTGGATCGTAGCACAGCACATGTGCCACACGGTACAGAAAGAATCTGTGTTCTACTACCCTGCCATCTTGGAGCTAGCGATGGGAGCAGGGCAAAGAGGGAGTGGGGACTTTGGCTGGTGAAAGGCAGAGAAGGAAtgaagagaagagggagaagaggctGGCCAGAGATAAGGAGTGGGGCTCTGGTTGTAAAGCCTTGAGCAAGTCATTGTTTCTAAGCTTAttctcttctgcaaaatgaggaGATTGGAACTAGATAACCTGGGATATTCCATGGGCCTTGAAGAATAAAGGCACAGAGGCGTGACATACCAGTGCACATTCTAGGATATGCTGGGAAGTCAGCACTTCTAGAGCCTGGGCTGGATGCAGGGAAGGAATGGAGGAGAGGCTACAGAAGTGGCCAGTCCTGAAGGCTGGTGAGCCCTGCACACACAGAGAGGGCACAAGCACAGGGTGGTGGGTGCTGCCCTGACAGAAAGCATGCACAGGTTGGATGAGCAGGCAAGGTGGAACAACACGATGGGTTTCAAACACAGAACTtcgttaaaaaagaaaaaaaaagcagggggtggggcccggtggcttatgcctataatcccaacactttgggaggccaagacaggcggatcagttgaagtcagaagttcgagaccagcctagccaacatggtgaaaccctgtctctaccaaaaatacaaaaattagccaggcatgatggcggacacctgtagtctcagctgcttgggaggctgaggcagaagaatctcttgaactcgggaggcggaggttgcagtgagctgagattgcaccactgcactccacagtgagactctgactcaaaaaaaatttaagaggtgAACTGAGATCTATAACACAAtaccatttattttaattagatacaCATTTTGCAAAAACTCACAGAGATACACACTAAGCACATTAATATAGTGGCCTATGAGAAGGAGTATAATGTGATGGTTAAAAGCACAGACTCCAGAATTAAATTCCTGGTATTTGAATCCCGGGGCTCTAACAAGTATTAGATGTGGGACCAAACAAGTTAATTCATCTCTCTGTACTTCGgattcctcagctgtaaaatggggataacaaaaATATCAACCTCACAGGGCTGTTATGAGCATTGAATTATGCTTAGAATGGTGTTTAGGCTTAATAAGAACTGTATTAGCTCACTATTACGATTACAGGGATTCATTAAGATGGCTAAAGTCGAAAAGACAGACAACTACATGGGGACGATGTAGAGAATTTCGAACCTTCATACATTGCTGTTGGGAATGTTAAACGGTGCAGCCATTTGGaaaagtctggcagttcctcaaaatgttaaataaagagtttccatatgacccagcagttccactcgCAGGTAAACACCcgagagaaataaaacatagatCCATACAAACACATGTACaggaaagttcatagcagcattattcatagtggccaaaagtagaaacaatccaaatgtccatcagatGAGAATGGATAAGCAAAAATGTCGGCTGGCCgtgggtggcttatgcctataatcccagcactttgggaggctgagacaggaggatggcttgagctcaggagttcgagaccagcctgggcaacatagtaagactcagcccctctaaaatttaaaaaaaaaaaaaaaaaaaaaaattagccgggcatggtggcatgagcctgtagtcccggctacttggaaggcttaaTCAGGAGGTTCATttcagcccaggaagtcaaggctgcagtgaggtctgatcctgccactgcactccagcctgggtgacagagtgagaacctgtctcaaacaaaaaaagtggtatatctacaaaatataatagtattcagccataaaaatgaagctCTGATCCATGCTACAACGTGGATaaactttgaaaatgttatgctaaATAATAGAGGCCACTcaaaaagatcacatattgtatgattccattcatgtGAAATGTCCACCATAGGCaatccataaagacagaaagcagaggcCGGGCCTGGttgctctcgcctgtaatcccagcactttgggaggccgaggcagtggatcacaaggtcagaagatcgagactatcctagtcaacatggtgaaaccctgcctctactaaaatacaaaaaaattagccgcgtgttgtggtgcacacctgtagtcccagctactcgggaggctgaggcaggagaatcacttgaacttgggaggcagagattgcagtgagctgagatcacaccactgtcccccaacctgggcaacagaccaggactccatctcaaaaaaagaaagcagaagagtgGATCCCAGAGCttggagaaggggagaaaatggGGGAAGAACTGCTAATGGGTAcggggtttctttttggagtgaggaaaatgttctaaaaatagGTAG contains:
- the SCNN1A gene encoding LOW QUALITY PROTEIN: epithelial sodium channel subunit alpha (The sequence of the model RefSeq protein was modified relative to this genomic sequence to represent the inferred CDS: deleted 1 base in 1 codon), with protein sequence MDQVEADAPHLSEQEETYGDLFSLLSWAWAGRRAPQSGRCTCQPTPGLTKGDKLDEQDPKAPQPTPGLRKGDKLKEQDSRPPQPTPRPRKGDEHEEQGLGPEPAAPQQPTAEEEALIEFHRSYRELFEFFCNNTTIHGAIRLVCSQHNRMKTAFWAVLWLCTFGVMYWQFGLLFGEYFSYPVSLNINLNSDKLVFPAVTICTLNPYRYAEIKEQLEELDRIAEQTLYDLYKYNSTTLAARSRGRRDLRGTLPHPLQRLRVPPPPPGARRARSAASSVRDNNPQVDRKDWKIGFQLCNQNKSDCFYQTYSSGVDAVREWYHFHYINILSRLPETLPSLEEHTLGNFIFACRFNQVSCNQANYSHFHHPMYGNCYTFNDKNNSNLWMSSMPGINNGLSLMLRTEQNDFIPLLSTVTGARVMVHGQDEPAFMDDGGFNLRPGVETSISMRKEALDRLGGDYGDCTKNGSDVPVKNLFPSKYTQQVCIRSCFQESMIKVCGCAYIFYPRPRNVEYCDYKKHSSWGYCYYKLQADFSSDHLGCFTKCRKPCSVTSYQLSAGYSRWPSVTSQEWVFQMLSRQNNYTINNKRNGVAKVNIFFKELNYKTNSESPSVTMVTLLSNLGSQWSLWFGSSVLSVVEMAELIFDLLVITFLMLLRRFRSRYWSPGRGGRGAQEVASTPASSLPSHFCPHPTSLSLSRSGLAPSPALTAPPPAYATLGPCPSPGGTTGVSSSACPLGGP